A window of Tautonia plasticadhaerens contains these coding sequences:
- a CDS encoding NADH-quinone oxidoreductase subunit A, whose protein sequence is MIPNYGFIGLLLLAAVAFAVAPLVVVALIAPSKRSGEKGETYECGVRTTGETWIRFRVQYYIFALLFVVFDIETVFLYPWAVSYLGLAEAGFGLLVLVEMVSFLVLLAAALVYAWAAGDLRWV, encoded by the coding sequence ATGATCCCCAACTACGGCTTCATCGGCCTGCTGCTGCTGGCGGCGGTCGCCTTCGCGGTGGCCCCGCTGGTGGTGGTCGCCCTGATCGCGCCCAGCAAGCGGTCGGGGGAGAAGGGGGAGACCTACGAGTGCGGCGTGAGGACCACCGGGGAGACCTGGATCCGGTTCCGCGTCCAGTACTACATCTTCGCCCTGCTGTTCGTCGTGTTCGACATCGAGACGGTCTTCCTCTACCCGTGGGCGGTCAGCTACCTCGGCCTGGCCGAGGCCGGCTTCGGGCTGCTGGTGCTCGTCGAGATGGTCAGCTTCCTGGTCCTGCTGGCCGCGGCGCTGGTCTATGCCTGGGCGGCCGGGGACCTCCGCTGGGTCTGA
- the nuoH gene encoding NADH-quinone oxidoreductase subunit NuoH → MNPPIVPGLLLLAQARAELSGPPWVYWASWLLVFALVFPLIVAYVVLAERKLAGRFQDRIGPNRVGPFGLLQPIADLLKLLTKENIVPRAADAAVHVLAPVILLVSSFLVLAVIPFGVTSTRPDVVPFGEPGPEGRWYPGLAAVDTASGLLYLVAAASLSVLGIFLAGWSSRNKFALIGSMRGVAQLVSYEIPQVISMVPVILWAGSLSLVGIFNAQLEHGWFLFSPPGLFGFVILTISSIAETNRAPFDLPEAESEIIAGYHTEYSGMRFGLFFLAEYLAIFGIACLATALFLGGGTLPFTAWPLGSIDSVILVNLVLIGVFAAKVSLFIFLVFWVRATLPRMRVDRLMNLAWKVLIPLSLVNVIASAAWLELTIRRDRPLIGWLVLLPALILTLSGLLRLSRAGGPAPVVGRDGASRGGRPPSPAPRRLGASR, encoded by the coding sequence GTGAATCCGCCGATCGTCCCGGGCCTGTTGCTGCTCGCCCAGGCTAGGGCCGAGTTGTCGGGCCCGCCCTGGGTGTACTGGGCCTCCTGGCTGCTGGTCTTCGCCCTGGTCTTCCCGCTGATCGTGGCCTACGTGGTGCTGGCCGAGCGGAAGCTCGCCGGGCGGTTCCAGGACCGGATCGGCCCGAACCGGGTCGGCCCCTTCGGGCTGCTCCAGCCGATCGCCGACCTGCTCAAGCTGCTGACCAAGGAGAACATCGTCCCCCGGGCGGCCGACGCGGCCGTGCACGTCCTGGCGCCGGTGATCCTGCTGGTCTCCTCGTTCCTGGTGCTGGCGGTCATCCCCTTCGGCGTCACCTCGACCCGCCCCGACGTCGTCCCGTTCGGCGAGCCGGGGCCCGAGGGCCGGTGGTATCCCGGCCTGGCGGCGGTCGACACCGCCTCGGGCCTGCTGTACCTGGTGGCCGCGGCCAGCCTCTCGGTGCTCGGCATCTTCCTGGCCGGCTGGTCGAGCCGGAACAAGTTCGCCCTGATCGGCTCGATGCGGGGCGTCGCGCAGCTCGTCTCCTACGAGATCCCCCAGGTGATCTCGATGGTGCCGGTGATCCTCTGGGCGGGCAGCCTCAGCCTGGTGGGCATCTTCAACGCCCAGCTCGAACACGGCTGGTTCCTGTTCTCGCCGCCGGGCCTGTTCGGCTTCGTCATCCTGACGATCTCCAGCATCGCCGAGACCAACCGCGCCCCCTTCGACCTGCCCGAGGCCGAGTCCGAGATCATCGCCGGCTACCACACCGAATATTCCGGCATGCGGTTCGGCCTCTTCTTCCTGGCCGAGTACCTGGCGATCTTCGGCATCGCCTGCCTGGCGACCGCCCTGTTCCTCGGCGGCGGCACCCTGCCCTTCACCGCCTGGCCGCTCGGGTCGATCGACTCGGTCATCCTCGTCAACCTCGTGCTCATCGGCGTCTTCGCGGCGAAGGTCTCGCTGTTCATTTTCCTGGTCTTCTGGGTCCGGGCGACCCTGCCCCGGATGCGGGTCGACCGGCTGATGAACCTCGCCTGGAAGGTGCTGATCCCGCTGAGCCTGGTGAACGTCATCGCCTCGGCCGCCTGGCTGGAGCTGACGATCCGCCGCGATCGCCCCCTGATCGGCTGGCTCGTGCTGCTGCCGGCCCTGATCCTGACGCTTTCGGGACTGCTCCGGCTCTCCCGGGCGGGGGGCCCGGCGCCGGTGGTCGGGCGGGACGGGGCGAGTCGGGGCGGCCGTCCCCCGTCCCCCGCCCCCCGCCGCCTCGGGGCGTCGCGATGA